From a region of the Vanrija pseudolonga chromosome 2, complete sequence genome:
- the SFH5 gene encoding Phosphatidylinositol transfer protein SFH5, translating to MSAEVKTEPAPAAVAEATAPTSGHTAPDAVPTAEPATVATGDTPAEPAPATAAEPTKALTSTPAATAAPTWELTPDTPIAALFARLPAILSAAEHPHIWGVTLSAAEPAAFSTLLVLQKYLRSVANDVDQAAAALEKTLRWRKEFGLDAGADPREYGADFDGLGYVTTVGVGAGTREVVTWNVYGAVKSLSATFGDLDRFLHWRVALMERAVARLDLAHTSTPIPDYGQGDDPHRLAQVHVYDGVSFLRMDPHVKAASKATIELMAAHYPETLSRKFFVGVPLLMSWVFSAVRLFISAETAKKFVVVSYMANLAPELGDKADVPVVFGGEAGSLAELEAREGAEKATATA from the exons ATGAGCGCCGAGGTCAAGACCGAGCCGGCccccgcggccgtcgcggagGCTACAGCACCGACTTCCGGACACACTGCGCCCGATGCAGTTCCGACTGCCGAGCCCGCGACCGTCGCCACCGGAgacacgcccgccgagcccgcgcccgctaccgccgccgagccaacCAAGGCCCTcacctccacccccgccgctACCGCCGCACCGACCTGGGAGTTGACCCCCGACACGCCCATCGCTGCCTTGTtcgcccgcctgcccgccATCCTTTCAGCCGCGGAGCACCCGCACATCTGGGGCGTGACGctgtccgccgccgagccggccgccTTCTCCACACTGCTCGTGCTGCAGAAGTACCTCCGCAGCGTGGCCAACGATGTCgaccaggccgccgcggcgctcgagaagACGCTGCGCTGGCGCAAGGAGTTTGGGCTCGACGCTGGGGCCGACCCGCGCGAGTACGGCGCCGACTTTGACGGCCTGGGATACGTCACGACCGTTGGTgttggcgccggcacgcgcgagGTCGTGACTTGGAACGTTTATGGCGCGGTCAAGAGCCTCAGCGCAACGTTTGGCGATCTTGATCG CTTCCTGCactggcgcgtcgcgctgatggagcgcgccgtcgcgcgtctCGACCTGGCGCACACGAGCACCCCGATCCCCGACTACGGCCAAGGCGACGACccgcaccgcctcgcccaagTGCACGTGTACGACGGCGTGTCGTTCCTCCGGATGGACCCGCACGTCAAGGCGGCGTCCAAGGCGACCATCGAGCTCATGGCCGCGCACTACCCCGAGACGCTGAGCCGCAAGTTTttcgtcggcgtgccgctgcTCATGAGCTGGGTGTTCTCCGCCGTGCGCCTGTTCATCTCGGCTGAGACGGCGAAGAAGTTTGTCGTGGTCAGCTACATGGCCAACCTGGcgcccgagctcggggaTAAGGCCGACGTGCCGGTCGTgtttggcggcgaggcggggagcCTCGCTGAGCttgaggcgcgcgagggggcagagaaggcgacggcgacggcgtag
- the acr3 gene encoding Arsenical-resistance protein Acr3 — protein MTRESEPTSNNINLCGSLSSVSVRRQQPQRMHSATSTMSVKDMPVKEAPQELQQATLAPAPTPKSSAARIASGLGWIDRLLPLLIFIAIVLGIVIGKYAKDVDRVLEGASLNGVSIPIVVGLLVMMWPILTKVQYERFPAIFSSVLIWKHIAWSLLINWIIAPFVMLALAFATLPDQPTFRDGVLLVGIARCIAMVMIWSTLAGGDTNYCAILVIINSVLQMVLFSPMSLLFINVISKGSIRLQYGKTAIDVLIYLGIPLLAGVVTRFGMRALLGEKRFEGPFLTWFSPLALIGLLYTIILICMQQATRILSHIGIVFRVMVPLALYFAIMWSLVFALFNWLSRKRGIAAGYDYDKAVVQSFTAASNNFELAIAVAVAVFGVGSDQALAATLGPMVEVPVLLALTYLSVWFQGKLRWGTKEENEAAAAAAGAPAPV, from the exons ATGACGCGCGAATCAGAGCCGACCAGCAACAACATAAATCTCTGTGGCTCGCTCTCATCAGTGTCGGTCCGTCGCCAACAACCACAGAGAATGCACAGCGCGACATCGACAATGAGCGTAAAGGACATGCCGGTCAAGGAGGCTCCGCAGGAGCTGCAGcaggcgacgctggcgcctGCACCAACCCCGAAGTCTAGTGCTG caCGTATCGCCTCGGGACTCGGCTGGAtcgaccgcctcctccccctgcTGATATTCATCGCCATCGTGCTCGGTATTGTTATCG GCAAGTACGCCAAAGATGTGGACAGGGTGCTCGAAGGCGCGAGCCTGAACGGCGTGTCGATTC CTattgtcgtcggcctgctcgtcATGATGTGGCCTATCCTCACGAAGG TGCAATACGAGCGCTTTCCCGCCATCTTCTCGAGTGTGCTCATCTGGAAACACATCGCCTGGTCCCTGCTAATTAACTGGATCATCGCGCCATTCGTcatgctcgcgctcgcgttcgcgACGCTGCCCGACCAGCCGACGTtccgcgacggcgtgctgctcgtcgggATTGCGCGGTGCATCGCCATGGTGATGATCTGGAGCacgctcgcgggcggcgacacAAACTACTGCGCGATCCTCGTGATTATCAACTCGGTCCTCCAGATGGTGCTCTTCTCGCCCATGTCGCTCCTGTTCATCAACGTCATCAGCAAGGGCTCCATCCGGCTGCAGTACGGCAAGACGGCCATCGACGTGCTCATCTACCTCGGCATCCCGCTGCTCGCGGGCGTGGTCACGCGGTTCGgcatgcgcgcgctgctcggcgagaaGCGCTTCGAGGGCCCGTTCTTGACGTGGTTTagcccgctcgcgctcatcggGCTGCTGTATAC CATCATCCTCATCTGCATGCAGCAGGCGACCCGTATCCTCTCGCACATCGGCATCGTCTTCCGCGTCATGGTTCCCCTGGCGCTCTACTTTGCCATCATGTGGAGTTTGGTGTTTGCTCTGTTCAACTGGCTGTCCCGCAAGCGCGGCATCGCAGCGGGCTACGACTACGACAAGGCGGTCGTGCAGTCGTTCACCGCGGCAAGCAACAA cttcgagctcgccatcgccgtcgccgtcgccgtcttcgGCGTAGGCTCGGACCAGGCCCTAGCCGCCACCCTCGGCCCGATGGTCGAGGTGCCagtgctgctggcgctgacgTACCTCTCCGTCTGGTTCCAGGGCAAGCTGCGCTGGGGCACCAAAGAGGAGAACGAGGCGGCTGCCGCGGCtgcgggcgcgccggcgccagtgtAG
- the acr3 gene encoding uncharacterized protein, translating into MRRETLFPPPPLPLPPAMSVDISNLITKLALTVDFSGYEEWAHSIEGLSLIWGIQPVLLGVEREPFRRGVDPENPKDRGVVYPASEVAGVHRPRSNARAPNQPTWNADMQAQWTDWQQRENRARGLLMMTVKPDILAQIKHLWSAYHMWLAIGKIFSRAYKKKLTYGPVTAPAALVLPSAARHQHHHHHDSDAERTLRRAVSFAVVQVPTQNGGMALVPAEGFPYAVAAPMQQQQTPLQHQSQLQAPFAPSPTTTPSPQPTATPTRPTSAMSGTASVGSPEIHHHQHEQHQPTTTPPGEAAAGGPTWSPLSSPASSAASSMPTVDNTPTHSPSHSPKATFVPLNDDGAAPAAAAAGRFKGFRNFGWI; encoded by the exons ATGCGACGAGAGA CCCtcttccctccccctccccttccccttcctcccGCCATGAGCGTCGACATCTCCAACCTCATCACCAAACTCGCGCTCACTGTCGACTTTTCCGGCTACGAGGAGTGGGCGCACTCGATCGAGGGGCTGTCGCTCATCTGGGGCATCCAGCCGGTGctgctcggggtcgagcgcgagccgttccggcgtggcgtcgaccccgagaaCCCCAAGGACCGCGGGGTCGTCTACCCCGCGTccgaggtcgccggcgtgcaTCGCCCGCGGTcaaacgcgcgcgcgcccaacCAGCCGACATGGAACGCCGACATGCAGGCCCAGTGGACCGactggcagcagcgcgagaaCCGTGCGCGCGGCCTGCTCATGATGACGGTCAAGCCCGACATCCTCGCCCAGATAAAGCACCTCTGGTCGGCGTACCACATGTGGCTTGCGATCGGCAAGATCTTCAGCCGCGCATATAAGAAGAAGCTGACGTACGGCCCTGTCACGGCGCCTGCGGCCCTCGTGCTGCCCTCGGCAGCgcgccaccaacaccaccaccaccacgactcggacgccgagcgcacgctCAGACGCGCAGTGTCGTTTGCCGTCGTGCAGGTGCCTACCCAAAATGGCGGCATGGCCCTCGTGCCGGCTGAAGGGTTCCCCTACGCCGTCGCAGCACCGATGCAGCAACAACAAACGCCGCTGCAGCACCAGTCCCAGCTCCAAGCGCCattcgcgccgtcgcccacgacgacgccaagccccCAGCCCACGGCCACACCTACGCGTCCGACCTCGGCAATGTCCGGCACGGCCAGTGTCGGGTCGCCCGagatccaccaccaccagcacgagcagcaccagccgacgaccacgccgccgggcgaggcggcggcgggcggc CCCACTTGGTCGCCTCTAtcctcgcccgcgtcgtcggcggcctcgtccatgCCCACGGTCGACAACACGCCGACCCACAGCCCGAGCCACAGCCCCAAGGCGACGTTCGTGCcgctcaacgacgacggcgcggcgcctgccgccgctgctgctgggcgctTCAAGGGGTTCCGCAACTTTGGCTGGATTTAG
- the GP gene encoding Envelopment polyprotein — protein sequence MSNSPQGRVRRRRRAPAPAPSDHEARMMFERPHLEARQSDTSPSAAPSTTTTEPPPPTTTTPAPPTTTTEQPPTTTTTEAPPPTTTTTEAPPPTTTTTPPPQPTTTTTPPPQPTTTTTPPPVQPTTTPPPVQPTTTPPPVQPTTTLVQPTTTPPPVVQPTTTPVQPTTTPAPVNPGGVTTSTTIVTPPTTTTGAPATGVPVGPTTSTTFVTPGLVTTPTTLPDSTASTLIKLTTTDSKGNLVTTAPSAFTTAIPTTSNGVVYTVTQVVHNPSGSLDQGSSGGSSSSFFNNHGAVAGVFVVVGLAVVAILGALGLLFYRRRRRQRIDREVTAAAAAASAAASRSPLDEVDDVHSSHPTSESYPSTMSQPMTQYNQYAATYGNAGGYDPFALEGATTGAAAYGGYQAGEHMGQQQHYGSAEDHQGYYYDHDSGGHHYDPLDAHYNDNVSPPTGQPLYGRYEDDPYGHGAYSGGEGSIDTPLERPDPLHVTNPSHGPNFGRP from the exons ATGTCCAACTCGCCCCAAGGGCGtgtccgtcgtcgacggcgagcacccGCCCCGGCCCCATCAGACCACGAGGCAAGGATGATGTTTGAGCGACCCCACCTCGAGGCTCGTCAGAGCGACACCTCGCCGAGTGCTGCTCCCTCAACCACTACTACCG AACCTCCTCCGCCGACGACTACCACTCCTGCACCTccaacgacaacgaccgaACAACCACCAACGACCACAACGACAGAGGCACCGCCCCCCACGACAACCACGACCGAGGCTCCGCCGCcaacgaccaccacgaccccTCCGCCTCAGCCCACGACCACTaccacccctcctcctcagccaacgacgacgactacgccgccgcccgttCAACCTACtaccaccccacccccggTTCAACCGACGACCACCCCTCCTCCCGTGCAGCCGACCACTACACTGGTCCAGCCCACAACTACACCTCCCCCAGTGGTCCAGCCTACCACCACGCCGGTTCAGCCTACAACTACACCAGCACCAGT TAACCCTGGCGGCGTCACCACTTCGACCACCATTGTGACTCCCCCGACCACGACTACTGGAGCACCGGCTACTGGCGTCCCCGTCGGGCCCACCACTTCGACGACCTTTGTCACTCCCGGGCTCGTCACGACGCCCACAACATTGCCCGACTCGACTGCGTCGACGCTGATCAAGCTCACCACGACCGACTCGAAGGGAAACCTCGTGACGACTGCGCCTTCGGCATTTACCACGGCCATTCCTACCACGTCGAATGGTGTCGTCTACACTGTTACCCAGGTTGTGCACAACCCGTCGGGTTCGCTCGACCAGGGTTCGTctggcggctcgtcgtcgtccttcttcaaCAACCACGGTGCTGTTGCCGGTGTGTTCGTTGTCGTTGGTCTCGCCGTTGTGGCAATtctcggcgcccttggcctgctcttctaccgccgccgcagacgccAGCGTATCGACCGTGAggtgactgctgctgctgccgctgcctcggctgccgcttcgcgctcgccgctcgacgaggtcgacgatgTGCACTCGAGCCACCCGACGTCCGAGTCGTACCCCTCGACCATGTCGCAGCCCATGACCCAGTACAACCAGTACGCCGCGACGTACGGCAACGCTGGCGGCTACGACCCCTTCGCCCTCGAGGGTGCTACCACTGGCGCTGCTGCATACGGCGGCTACCAGGCTGGCGAGCACAtgggccagcagcagcactacGGTAGTGCCGAGGATCACCAGGGTTACTACTATGACCACGACTCTGGAGGACACCACTACGACCCCCTCGATGCCCACTACAATGACAACGTCTCGCCGCCTACTGGCCAGCCACTGTACGGGCGTTATGAGGACGACCCGTACGGCCACGGCGCGTACtctggcggcgagggcagcatTGACACGCCTCTGGAGAGGCCCGACCCGCTGCATGTCACCAACCCGAGCCACGGTCCCAACTTTGGCCGCCCATAG
- the DAO1_0 gene encoding D-amino-acid oxidase codes for MSSQQQQTKSPFDVVVLGAGILGVATADALTTAGLRVAIVARDLPEDAHSAQFASPWAGANWSSFASNPAEQARDAFTFSRFSDLTTAHPEIVRRYPFKYIWNTDVGYGNPWYKDVVENFGPLDPAAVPSPYTQGVTFTSFCLNPARLNAHLVARLKARGVPFIRARLGSLDEAFAAVGPVDFVVNATGLGARTLLGVEDPKVFPIRGQTVLVRAPGVNTCFGVRDRDLPEGESTYIIPRPGSDGCVIVGGTFLPNNYSLLPERETAKRILQKAYAICPELAGPHGKSWEDIEIVSHNVGLRPAREGGLRLEIEEREIVPAKQSLVPENGRASAPRKVAVLHCYGIGPAGYQASLGIAEEAKGLAVGYLSKKAAKARL; via the exons ATGtcgtcgcagcagcagcaaacAAAGTCGCCCtttgacgtcgtcgtcctcggcgcgggca TTCTCGgcgtggcgacggccgacgcgctcaccaccgccggcctGCGGGTGGCcatcgtcgcgcgcgacttGCCAGAGGACGCGCACTCGGCGCAGTTTGCCAGTCCTTGGGCT GGCGCAAACTGGTCATCCTTCGCCTCCAACCCGGCCGAACAAGCCCGCGACGCATTCACCTTCTCCCGCTTCTCCGACCTCACCACCGCGCACCCCGAGATCGTGCGCCGCTACCCGTTCAAGTACATCTGGAACACGGACGTCGGGTACGGCAACCCGTGGTACAAGGATGTGGTTGAGAAT TTTGGcccgctcgaccccgccgccgtccccaGCCCCTACACCCAAGGCGTGACCTTCACGTCGTTCTGCCTGAACCCGGCCCGGCTGaacgcgcacctcgtcgcgcggctcAAGGCGCGGGGCGTGCCGTTCATCCGCGCGCGGCTCGGGTCGCTGGACGAGGCGTTCGCCGCCGTCGGACccgtcgactttgtcgtgAACGCGACGGGCCTcggcgcacgcacgctcctcggcgtcgaggacccGAAGGTCTTCCCGATCCGCGGGCAGACGgtgctcgtgcgcgcgcccggCGTGAACACTTGCTTCGGGGTAcgcgaccgcgacctgcCCGAAGGCGAGTCGACGTACATCATCCCCCGGCCCGGGTCGGACGGGTGCGTCATTGTGGGCGGCACGTTCCTGCCCAACAACTACAGCCTGCTgcccgagcgcgagacgGCCAAACGTATCCTCCAGAAGGCGTACGCTATCTgccccgagctcgccgggcCCCACGGCAAGTCCTGGGAGGACATCGAGATTGTCAGCCACAACGTCGGCCTCcggcccgcgcgcgagggcgggctGAGACTCGAgatcgaggagcgcgagatcGTGCCGGCCAAGCAGAGCCTCGTGCCCGAGAACGGCAGGGCCAGCGCCCCGCGCAAGGTCGCCGTGCTCCACTGTTACGGTATCGGCCCGGCTGGATACCAGGCCAGCTTGGGCATTGCGGAGGAGGCAAAGGGCCTGGCAGTGGGCTACCTctccaagaaggccgccaaggctaGGTTGTAG
- the fip1 gene encoding Pre-mRNA polyadenylation factor fip1, with translation MHMDDDDAFLYGDQSPPAKPAAELPKAAAANGISDSMAASLAAYGIDPSVAVAEEKVVDEVPEDGGVEEEGDDDDDDDESDSDDDDIKLVFTSGPQRTLDLRKPQQPQSNVIGIGKWAHTSTGAAPAAVSPIKPAPARSAAAAATAAAPDALTDYTPAARPGQAASAAAPAGSYDATPSQAIVAGNGPPPTTQLPHSTLAVQTVPSSTAPIDPTNPTGIIPSTGTSVYDVDTAQFEGSGQMWRRPGSDISDWFNYGFDEVTYPKFLKFRQEMEQGARALASLGPMGQITPDMAQMLHVQMAPNPQQLQQMQQMQMMAMQGMDPAAMFAMQNAQNMQGGGMGMGMMGNAMQQQQQQQQMQQGLQRQAHTSQSQGEIQQQAQVPPVMAGRGGHIAARGRGGAALRGRGGVPVGPRAAVLAGNIPKGPKAGRFKDKDRVAESAAAGTSLDYGDDPYGGGSGPGSHHERSRSASPARSDYRERDRRDRYEEREHRDDRHEERDRYGERDRDRSERSSSRRDYDDRHEEGSEGEYDERGGGDRHGDRERDRERDDRYGSERDDRYGERDDRTPASSSGKAGLGPDGWESGEEEEQQQQRRSTRRRR, from the exons ATGcacatggacgacgacgacgccttcCTCTACGGTGACCAGTCGCCCCCCGCCAAGCCGGCTGCCGAGC tgcccaaggccgccgccgcgaacGGCATCAGCGACTCCATGGCTGC ATCATTAGCTGCGTATGGCATCGACCCCTCtgttgccgttgccgaggagaaggtcgttgacgaggtgcccgaagatggcggcgtcgaggaggagggcgacgacgacgatgatgacgacgagagcgactcggacgacgacgacatcaagCTCGTTTTCACGTCTGGCCCTCAGCGCACGCTTGATCTGAG GAAGCCTCAGCAGCCCCAATCCAACGTCATTGGTATCGGCAAGTGGGCGCACACCTCGACTGGTGCTGCTCCCGCTGCCGTCTCGCCCATCAAGCCGGCGCCTGCAAGGT ctgccgctgctgccgccaccgctgcgGCCCCGGACGCGCTCACCGACTACACCCCGGCTGCTCGCCCGGGACAAGCCGCGagcgctgccgcccccgcgggATCCTACGACGCGACCCCATCCCAGGCCATTGTCGCTGGTAACGGAccacctcccaccacccagcTCCCCCACTCGACGCTCGCTGTGCAGACCGTTCCGTCGTCGACTGCGCCAATCGACCCAACCAACCCCACCGGCATCATTCCTTCCACTGGCACATCAGTCTACGATGTCGACACCGCACAGTTCGAAGGCTCTGGTCAGATGTGGCGCCGCCCAGGCAGCGACATCTCCGACTGGTTCAACTACGGCTTTGACGAGGTGACATACCCCAAGTTCTTGAAGTTCAGGCAGGAGATGGAgcagggcgcgcgcgctttG gcATCACTTGGCCCCATGGGCCAGATCACGCCCGACATGGCCCAGATGTTGCACGTGCAGATGGCACCCAACCcccagcagctgcagcaaATGCAGCAGATGCAGATGATGGCCATGCAGGGCATGGACCCCGCGGCCATGTTTGCCATGCAGAACGCCCAGAACatgcagggcggcggcatgggcatgggcatgATGGGCAACgccatgcagcagcagcaacagcagcagcagatgcAGCAGGGCCTGCAGAGGCAGG CTCACACCTCGCAGTCCCAAGGAGAAATTCAGCAGCAGGCGCAAGTGCCTCCTGTCATGGCCGGACGTGGAGGACACATCGCTGCCCGCGGTCGCGGTGGGGCGGCATTGCGCGGTCGTGGAGGAG TTCCTGTTGGCCCCCGAGCTGCTGTCCTCGCTGGCAACATTCCCAAGGGCCCCAAGGCTGGCCGcttcaaggacaaggaccgTGTCGCCGAGTCAGCCGCGGCTGGCACATCTCTGGATTACGGCGACGACCCATATGGTGGTGGCTCTGGGCCTGGATCGCACCACGAGCGCAGCAGGTCGGCTTCGCCAGCGCGCAGCGACTACCGTGAGCGCGACAGGCGGGATCGTtacgaggagcgcgagcaccgtGACGACCGACACGAGGAGCGTGACCGATACGGagagcgcgaccgcgaccgtAGCGAACGGAGCTCGTCACGGCGCGACTACGACGACCGGCATGAGGAGGGTAGCGAGGGCGAGTATGACGagcgtggtggcggcgaccggcacggcgaccgcgagcgcgatcgTGAGCGTGACGACCGGTATGGCAGCGAACGCGATGATCGCtatggcgagcgcgacgaccg CACAccggcgagcagcagcgggaaGGCTGGGCTCGGGCCTGACGGTTGGGAGTCgggtgaggaagaggagcagcagcagcagcgccggtccacgcggcggcggaggtag
- the fip1 gene encoding Pre-mRNA polyadenylation factor fip1, producing the protein MHMDDDDAFLYGDQSPPAKPAAELPKAAAANGISDSMAASLAAYGIDPSVAVAEEKVVDEVPEDGGVEEEGDDDDDDDESDSDDDDIKLVFTSGPQRTLDLRKPQQPQSNVIGIGKWAHTSTGAAPAAVSPIKPAPARCKMSLLDETQLTFLAAAAAATAAAPDALTDYTPAARPGQAASAAAPAGSYDATPSQAIVAGNGPPPTTQLPHSTLAVQTVPSSTAPIDPTNPTGIIPSTGTSVYDVDTAQFEGSGQMWRRPGSDISDWFNYGFDEVTYPKFLKFRQEMEQGARALASLGPMGQITPDMAQMLHVQMAPNPQQLQQMQQMQMMAMQGMDPAAMFAMQNAQNMQGGGMGMGMMGNAMQQQQQQQQMQQGLQRQAHTSQSQGEIQQQAQVPPVMAGRGGHIAARGRGGAALRGRGGVPVGPRAAVLAGNIPKGPKAGRFKDKDRVAESAAAGTSLDYGDDPYGGGSGPGSHHERSRSASPARSDYRERDRRDRYEEREHRDDRHEERDRYGERDRDRSERSSSRRDYDDRHEEGSEGEYDERGGGDRHGDRERDRERDDRYGSERDDRYGERDDRTPASSSGKAGLGPDGWESGEEEEQQQQRRSTRRRR; encoded by the exons ATGcacatggacgacgacgacgccttcCTCTACGGTGACCAGTCGCCCCCCGCCAAGCCGGCTGCCGAGC tgcccaaggccgccgccgcgaacGGCATCAGCGACTCCATGGCTGC ATCATTAGCTGCGTATGGCATCGACCCCTCtgttgccgttgccgaggagaaggtcgttgacgaggtgcccgaagatggcggcgtcgaggaggagggcgacgacgacgatgatgacgacgagagcgactcggacgacgacgacatcaagCTCGTTTTCACGTCTGGCCCTCAGCGCACGCTTGATCTGAG GAAGCCTCAGCAGCCCCAATCCAACGTCATTGGTATCGGCAAGTGGGCGCACACCTCGACTGGTGCTGCTCCCGCTGCCGTCTCGCCCATCAAGCCGGCGCCTGCAAGGTGTAAGATGTCCCTTCTCGACGAAACACAGCTGACATTCTtagctgccgctgctgccgccaccgctgcgGCCCCGGACGCGCTCACCGACTACACCCCGGCTGCTCGCCCGGGACAAGCCGCGagcgctgccgcccccgcgggATCCTACGACGCGACCCCATCCCAGGCCATTGTCGCTGGTAACGGAccacctcccaccacccagcTCCCCCACTCGACGCTCGCTGTGCAGACCGTTCCGTCGTCGACTGCGCCAATCGACCCAACCAACCCCACCGGCATCATTCCTTCCACTGGCACATCAGTCTACGATGTCGACACCGCACAGTTCGAAGGCTCTGGTCAGATGTGGCGCCGCCCAGGCAGCGACATCTCCGACTGGTTCAACTACGGCTTTGACGAGGTGACATACCCCAAGTTCTTGAAGTTCAGGCAGGAGATGGAgcagggcgcgcgcgctttG gcATCACTTGGCCCCATGGGCCAGATCACGCCCGACATGGCCCAGATGTTGCACGTGCAGATGGCACCCAACCcccagcagctgcagcaaATGCAGCAGATGCAGATGATGGCCATGCAGGGCATGGACCCCGCGGCCATGTTTGCCATGCAGAACGCCCAGAACatgcagggcggcggcatgggcatgggcatgATGGGCAACgccatgcagcagcagcaacagcagcagcagatgcAGCAGGGCCTGCAGAGGCAGG CTCACACCTCGCAGTCCCAAGGAGAAATTCAGCAGCAGGCGCAAGTGCCTCCTGTCATGGCCGGACGTGGAGGACACATCGCTGCCCGCGGTCGCGGTGGGGCGGCATTGCGCGGTCGTGGAGGAG TTCCTGTTGGCCCCCGAGCTGCTGTCCTCGCTGGCAACATTCCCAAGGGCCCCAAGGCTGGCCGcttcaaggacaaggaccgTGTCGCCGAGTCAGCCGCGGCTGGCACATCTCTGGATTACGGCGACGACCCATATGGTGGTGGCTCTGGGCCTGGATCGCACCACGAGCGCAGCAGGTCGGCTTCGCCAGCGCGCAGCGACTACCGTGAGCGCGACAGGCGGGATCGTtacgaggagcgcgagcaccgtGACGACCGACACGAGGAGCGTGACCGATACGGagagcgcgaccgcgaccgtAGCGAACGGAGCTCGTCACGGCGCGACTACGACGACCGGCATGAGGAGGGTAGCGAGGGCGAGTATGACGagcgtggtggcggcgaccggcacggcgaccgcgagcgcgatcgTGAGCGTGACGACCGGTATGGCAGCGAACGCGATGATCGCtatggcgagcgcgacgaccg CACAccggcgagcagcagcgggaaGGCTGGGCTCGGGCCTGACGGTTGGGAGTCgggtgaggaagaggagcagcagcagcagcgccggtccacgcggcggcggaggtag
- the trpt1 gene encoding tRNA 2'-phosphotransferase 1, with amino-acid sequence MAPRPTDSPDVKASKALSYILRHGAEKEGLYIRSDGLVKLKAVLARPRMKEIGQATVFRLVEENAKKRFELSFGYDPSPPKPKKKPVPKKKKVVPGAPVDAVAEQLAKAAVSEPAPEPEWTELPFVSLPAPGEGEPSEPRGEWWIRATQGHSIALEGTGHLEPVVVDDAATRERVGLMVHGTRWELYETLKQQGLSKMNRQHVHLAPALKDHRILPRNGSTLLIYLNLPAMLAANPPIPVFTAANGVVLTPGDADGIVKKEYWLKAVHVTKGKHYVVWADGKDVVGEVEDK; translated from the exons ATGGCACCCCGCCCAACAGACAGCCCAGATGTCAAGGCCTCCAAGGCGCTCTCTTACATCctgcgccacggcgccgagaaggagggccTGTACATTCGCTCAGACGGCCTGgtcaagctcaaggcggtC ctcgcccggCCTCGGATGAAGGAGATTGGCCAGGCGACCGTGttccgcctcgtcgaggagaacGCCAAGAAGCGCTTCGAGCTCTCGTTCGGATACGACCCGTCaccgcccaagcccaagaagaagcccgtgcccaagaagaagaaggttGTGCCCGGCGCCCCGGtggacgccgtcgccgagcagctcgccaaggccgctgTCTCTGAGCCTGCGCCAGAACCAGAGTGGACCGAGCTCCCGTTCGTATCGCTCCCCGCGCCTGGGGAGGGCGAGCCGTCCGAGCCCCGCGGCGAGTGGTGGATCCGCGCCACCCAGGGCCACTCTATCGCGCTCGAGGGAACAGGACACCTCGAGCCTGTGGTGGTTGACGACGCGGCCAcccgcgagcgcgttggGCTCATGGTGCACGGCACACGGTGGGAGCTGTACGAGACATTGA AGCAGCAAGGCTTGTCCAAGATGAACAGGCAGCatgtccacctcgcccccgcgctcaaggaccaCCGTATCT TGCCACGGAATGGCTCCACCCTCCTCATCTACCTCAACCTCCCCGCcatgctcgccgccaacccccCGATCCCCGTCTTCACAGCTGCCAACGGCGTTGTCCTCACCCCCGGagacgccgacggcatcgtCAAGAAGGAGTACTGGCTCAAGGCTGTCCACGTGACCAAGGGCAAGCACTACGTCGTGTGGGCTGACGGCAAAGAtgttgtcggcgaggtcgaggacaagTAG